The genomic interval ACATATAAAGCTGACTGAAGTTcaggtctgtctctgtgtgtctgatggTCGTGATGTTCAGGCTACATCAAGCAGCACTGCTCTTCACTCAGCTGTTAGTGATGCGGATCATTTTTGCAGGTAAAGagcacatttgtgtttgtgagtcatctttttttttttaattacaactATAAATGCATATTAACAGTTTCTTTTAAACATTAGGCCCTGCTAAAGAAGATCACAAAGTTATGTTGGTGTCCAGAGGAGACTCAGTGATGTTGACCTGCAACACATCCACAAAGAATGCATCAGTAATCTCCTGGACCAAAGGCAgatctgtttttaaatattccATTTCGTTAAATCGCACCTCTTCAAATTTCCCATTTCACAGACTGAAAATAAATCATGAGTTACCGTCAAAGCTGATTATTTTTAGTGCTCAACCTGAAGATGAAGGACTTTATAGATGTAACATAACTCACAGAAAAGGCATAAACAGCATTACGTGGAACTTGACTGTGTCTGAGATCCTGAAAGGTAGgtagaacaaaaaaataaacaaacaaaaaaaaactggactAATCAGTTCTAGCAAAGATCAAACAAGCCACTGAAATTAATTCACTGCTGATTtcatacagaaaacatttcattaaaGGATTTTCTGTACATACTCCCACCTGCAATTGGATTCCTTCTATGGGGCATCATGGCAGCTGTCCTCCTCTGCAGGTCAGTGAAACCTTTCAACTTCATCATGAATGCCACTCGTTCCTATCCTGCTGCAGAAGCGGTCTCACTACTGTTAACACAGATTTAATTATAAAGTTCAAAAATCGTTTTCTGTTGTCTGCTTGTATGTAATGTGTCACTTTACcccaaattatttttatgttgaTTAAGTTTATTCTTGTTTATATCTTCAGGTTTTGAAACCTGTTGCACCAATTTAGAAAAAGAGGGAAATTAGTTTGTGGAGTTCATACGATGGTGTCCATAAACCTGAAGATTGAAACTGTAATTGACTTTTGTGATGTCTTTAAACTTCAACATAATGTTAACAAATAATTTGTATCCTGTATTACAAATACAGCAGATTCAGAAAGTAAATGTGAACAGATTCAGTTCAAGTCAGTTAAATAAGCGGTCAGAGGATGAATGCTCATACCAGAGAAATAATACAGCTGCAAAAGCCCTCACAGCACTGAGCTCAGAAACAGTCTTTTTAGTATAGaatttaagttatttcatgAGAAGATGCACCACtattctatattttattttttatctgtcaaaataattaaagattTGAGAACACTTAAACTGAACGTTGtgctaaagaaataaaatcagttttgtTCACTGTTTCTTTAAGTACTTCAAACTGGTTCTAAATTTAAAGGCTGAATCGGCCCTCTATGCTTTTGATGTGTTTATTAGAGTGTGAACAAAAGTAACGTCAGCATTGAGGAAGTGGCTGAGATGTCAAAGCTGTCACTGACTCTGTGGCCATTTTCTTACTAACCCTACTTCAGCCGGCTCGTTTACATACAACGTACCAGAAGTGGCAACAGTACAGACagtctttacttaagtagaagttcagatacttgtgttaaaaatactctggtaaaagtactgattcaacttctttactcaagtaaaaatgAGAACGTACAAACTCTGAAATGtaaagtaagaaaataaaaagctgctCCTTAAAGGACATCATTATCAGCCATTTTTGTTAAAAGCTTATTGATACATGGGattaaaaactttttatttttttagttttacttttgcCTCTATGACAGAAAAATGAGTATAATCAGGGGCTAAAGTGGGATTCGGCTGGTGTGGGAAACATAAGCTCAGTTGTGTGGAATTCAACAAGATCCAGCCCAGTATTCACAAACTGTCTTGTTAGATTTTCActcctacactgacagtatacagtTTATACTGACAGTATAAAGTTGGTGGGAAGGTTGAATTCACACCAACTCAAAAACCTCGGGGAAACTTTAGGTTCTTGTATTTATGGGGATATTAATTATGTGCACTGAGTACTTGAGAAAGCTGATCTGTCAGAGAGCAAGGAGAATGCCCAGCTTACATACAAACAGGAGGGGAGAGAGATTAGAGGCAGAAAGATAAATAACACAAGAAAGACGCCACATTCTGGTTTCTGGAGGGTTCTCACAAACACTCTTCAGTGGCTTCAGTCTTActcagaaaaacattttcacacaagAAGCTGCATTCAGGCACATTTATTCTGTACATATGATAATGTgaaccaaaaagaaaataaatgctgtgtggtcacaattttatttttgcagtaaaAACTGGACCATGACCCCGAACAATGACCCAGACAAGGACAGGACCTTAAGTTGTGTCGAGTATCATGTTCAGCTGGGAAGAGAGGTTAGACGGACTTTATTACTCACATTTATCATCTCTCACTACTTAtgttctctgtttgtttgttttgttgttgttttgtatttgcttgtttttcaatTACTGAGTTTGTTTATGCTTTCAATCCATAGCTGACCCCTCAACAATCCCACAGTTTGGCTGCATACATGACAAGCAACTCTTTGAGAGGTTCAGCCTCTGGTGGACTGACAAGAAGACAATGCAGATAAAACCTGAAAAGGAAGCAAagtaaagtttggacacagaaTACAAGAGAGACGACACATTGATCACACATCAAACAAGAGCCAAATGCCTCCAGAGAATAATAACCTTCTAtaatatttctatataattgtTTTAATGGAAAAACAATGTTGCTACGTTCTTTGAAACCTCATGTCAGATTACTGTACCTGCATGTGACCATAACTTTacatgcaaaaacatttttggttctttttgtttgtttgtttgtttgtttgtttctcctaTTTaacgttttgtttttattttaggtataCAAATATTAAATCATCAGCGTTCATTCGTTCTTGTTCATCTGTTTCATCAATGCTGCAAACATGTTTagagcttcttcttctgtttctttgGTTTCTTGCCATTAACTTTATGTGTCATGTGATGGGGTCCCCTACTTttaccaaaacaacaaaagttgATTTTGCCTCATAAGATTTCTGAATCTCTAATTTGTTGTTTACTTCTTGATAATAATAAACAATCTAAAACAATATTGCACCGTATTCTTCGCCTCATCACATTCTGATCTGGAGTTTCACCCTCACGGCcactgcaaacattttttcACTACTTCTTGTTCTCAAAGATTGTGACACCATTGAAGCTGGATTTATGTCAAGATTTGATTGCTGTGAttttaataaaactaaattCAGGTTCCATTCAAATGATGTTTTTGTGAAGATATAACAGCTACATTTATGTTACAGACAGATCTGGATATTCTGTTATCATTTAAACAAGATTAAAATCCACTCTGCATACAGTACATGTCTATTCTAATGACATGTTATCGAACAGACAGATGCACTGTGTTACACAGACTGTGAGCAGGTTAATAAGTATCAGTTTATAGCACACCACACCTACTAACAGAAaagtgatgtgtttgtgttcagtatATCTGTGACCCATCCTGAGCCCATGCTATTGAAAGTGTGCTGATTATGTGGTCTATGCTTCTTTAACACCTTTGAAAAGTTTCCTGTTGGCACTCTTTCTTTGCAGTCAAGGCTGTGATATCCTGTGTGtgcaaaaataaaggaaatgtgAAGCATCTTGTGTCGTGGTGGTCGTAGGcgatttttttgcacatttggtgAATACACAAATGTAAATTTTTATGTTGCTTTAGCTAAACGCTGATGTTACCTATAATAAATGGATGATTTGGGGATTTGAGGAGACATTTTAAAGAAGTTCAATTGTTTGATTTTGCATGATTAAGGGGGCATCTAAAGCCCTCATCTCTGAACACAGCAGAATTATCACTGAAACACTTCTCATAGTtattgaaggaatttaaaaaacaagagtGTGTGTTggttaagcctttaggtttctgcgtgttcgcttattgaacaggaatgacacaaaacaggaataaggagtccaattattaaatttaataaagccatttcaaacagtttacagattgatctggttcagaattgtcgGAGCTGCCTAATGTAGCCAGtcggtgcagcttcacacacgTCTGACACCGCTCTCTTAGTTCAAATTTTATACACCGACttacacagttacacagttattgaaatatgcaaacatGTAGCATGgttatcagttccttcttctgttcCCTTCACTGTCACCTGTTAACAGCCTTATCTGagtcctgtagacacaaaacatcagaccaaaacacacattcttttccagtaaatcatcAGCATgcgattttgttgtttctctgctatgcagtcttatttctgtctgctgtgcagtgttatttcaacaccttcaccttgttgtgaagattaatgctgcaatatgctacttgatgctatatttctatttaaattgttatatttatggtatgtctagtGTGTATCTTATTTACATTCCCTTCATTATACAGACACCTTTATTTAGTCAAGGGCACTGACACATTTACTGTCCTGATGAATATACTGATGTCCTGCTATGAACAGAATTTAATTCTGGAGACCAACAAAGCAAAGAATTTCCAGTGTAGCACATATGAAGCAATGTTAACATTTATTCAGTTCAAAacaatacaattcaattcagtacaattaattcaattcagttcagttaattCAATCCAATTCAATTTCACTTGTAAAGCACAATATAAAAAATCAATTGCCTCAAGTATAGAGGGGAAAAATGTGGGTGAAAGGAGTCAGAACAATAATCAGTCAGTTGCTGTAGGACTGACGCAGCAACAGAACAGAGTTTTGAGTTTCTGGAAAAaacccatttttttcttctttggctTCGTAAATGATGGAGGTTTAGCAGGGGGGTCCTCAGTGGTCTGAACCTCAGTTAAAGGCAGACTTTGAAACAGAAACAGGGTTTCTTCATTGGACTGAACCTCAGAATCAGATGGAGGCTTAGCAGGGAGTTCCTCACTGGACTCATCCTCAGACAAACAAGGAGGTTCAGTAGGGGTGTCCTCACTGGGATGAATCCAAGACAAAGGCAGACtttcagcagggggttcctcacTCTTCTGAAGCTCAGACACGGATGGAAGTTTAGCAGGGACTTCCTCACTTAAACATAACATGCTTTTAACTAAGTTAACATTCACAAAAGCATCAACtgacaaacaataacaaactttcATGTTCAAATGTCTCATATTTGGACAACATTAAGCAAGGTCAAAGAAATGCAGTCTTAAAGGACAATTCACAGTACAAACATCAGTCATAAGAATAGTAATGCAGAACATAGTGTAATAATTCTGAGGATTCACGCTCACAACTTGAAAATGTGTCAATTATAAAAACTGTCATGGTTCGGGGTCCTttggaccctgtgtgtttttgttttgcttcattttgtctgttctgttttgggatttcttttggttgtgaggtttaattgttatttctagtcctgtgttctctctgtattctgtgtctggtctgcgtctctgttccatcgtcttacttcctgttttattttgatagtcggccagttctggtctcttgtgtttagttttgcttcccctggtctcgtcagtgttatcagcatcacctgtgttcccacctgtttcctcttccctcatcagccctcctgtgtatttaagtccagtgttgtcagtgcctgttgtcgcgtcgtcgtctacgtctcctgctgtgtggcCTGTTCTG from Archocentrus centrarchus isolate MPI-CPG fArcCen1 chromosome 21, fArcCen1, whole genome shotgun sequence carries:
- the LOC115801220 gene encoding uncharacterized protein LOC115801220, with product MVVMFRLHQAALLFTQLLVMRIIFAGPAKEDHKVMLVSRGDSVMLTCNTSTKNASVISWTKGRSVFKYSISLNRTSSNFPFHRLKINHELPSKLIIFSAQPEDEGLYRCNITHRKGINSITWNLTVSEILKENISLKDFLYILPPAIGFLLWGIMAAVLLCSKNWTMTPNNDPDKDRTLSCVEYHVQLGRELTPQQSHSLAAYMTSNSLRGSASGGLTRRQCR